TAGTGACTGGTACGTGATCGGGCTTGATGGCGTCGTCGCCACGCGGACCAGCTGAGGCGGTGGGCCACGCTGGACAGCGGCTGGATGACGAGGGTGATGAACAGGTGCTGGATCTCGTTGCAGGTCAGCGGAATGAGGTCGTCGGAGGCGGGGCGGGTGTGTTCGTCGGCGCGGCGGCGGCGAGGAAGGCGTGGGCGAGCATGGCGAGGGTGACCCAGCGGGCCCAAGAGGGGTAGCGGCGGAGCTGGTGCTCGTCCAAACCGGCCAGCCCCTTTTCGGTCTGGAACGTCTCCTCCACCCGCCACCGTGATCCGGCGACCCTAACCAGGGTGGTGAGTGGGACCGGCTTGGTGGAGTGGCAGTGGTAGTAGGCGAGTTCACCGGTGCGGCGGTTGCGGCGGATCAGCCGCTGCCGGTGGCCGGGGCCGGGCTCGGCCAGGTCGATGACGGCCCAGTCGTAGAAACGGTTGCCTTTGGCTCCCGTGCCTGCTAACAGCTTCTGCCAGGCCCGCTTCGGTATCTTCGCCGCGAGCGTGTCGGCACGGAACTTGCCTGCTTTGGTCGTGACTTCGGACGAGCGGGCCACCGCGAGGACATACCCCAGGCCGCGTTCCGCCAGGGCGGACCGCAGTTTCGGGTTGCCGCCGTAGACCTCGTCGCCGGCGACCCAGTCGACGTGGTGTCCGGCGTCAAGGAACCGTTCGATCATCGTGCGGGCCAACTCGGGCTTGGTCGCGAAAACGATGTCCTCGCCGAGCCCCGCTTCCCGGCAGCGGGCGGGGTCGCAGGTCCAGGAACGCGGGACGTACAGTTCCCGGTCGACCGCCGCATGGCCTCGGGCACCTGCGTAGACGAGGTAGACGGCAACCTGGGAGTTCTCGATCCGCCCGGCCGTGCCGGTGTACTGCCGCTGGACACCGACGGTGTGGGTGCCTTTCTTCACATCGCCGGTCTCGTCGACGACCAGCACCGCCTCCTGGGCGTGCAGGTGCCCGACGACGTACTCGCGGACATCGTCACGGACTGCGTCGGCATCCCAGGAGGCCCGGCACAGCAGAGGCTGCATGCCGTGCGGATTGGCTTCCCCGGCCCACTCCGCGATCGTCCAGCAGTTCTTGCGCGGCAGGTCCGACAGCAACCCGAGTACCAACCGCTCGGCCCGTTTCCGTGGTTCGACCCGAGTGAACCGGCCTGCGATCCGTCCCATCAGCTCAGAGAACGCAGCGCGCCAACGCTCCCCCTCGGGCGGGAGACCATGGCGGGGTGCTCCCGCCCAAGGGGAATGACTCACAGCCCGGCACCTCCCGTCGCGTCGATGACCCGGCCTGTCACCCAGCGCGCGTCGTTGGAGGCGAGGAAGGCCACGATGTCGGCCACGTCTTCCGGCTGTCCGACCCGGCCAAGGGCGGCCAGGGATGCCGCATGTGCCTCGGCCTGCGGATTGCCTCGAAGCCAGGCCGCGTTGAAATCCGTATCGACGATCCCGGAGGCCACCGAGTTGGCCGTGATGCCCCGCGGGCCCAGCTCCTTGGCGAGGTTGCGGGTGAAGGTGTCCAGTGCTCCCTTGGTGGCGCCGTAGGCGATGATCTCCGGCATGGCCAGGTGTGCCGCACCGCTGGAGATGTTGATGACCCGGCCCCCCTCACGCAGACGCGACAGCCCCTGCTGCACGATGAAGAACGGTGCACGTACGTTCACGGCGAAGACCTCGTCGAAGCCGTCCTCGGTCAACGAGGCCAGCGCCGCGCTGCGTCCTATGCCAGCGTTGTTGACGATGATGTCGAGCTTCCCGTCGGGCGCGTGGTCTTTGCCCGCGGCGTCGAAGGCGGCCCAGAGGCGCCTCGCGTCGCCGTGCCGTCCCAGCTCCGCGCGCAGCGCGAAGGCCAGCCCTCCGTTCTTCCGGATGCGCTCGACGGTCTCGCTGGCCGCCGTCTCGTCGCGGGCGTAGGCGACGCCGACGGCGGCGCCGTCCCGGGCGAGTCGTTCCGCGATGGCCCGGCCGATGCCTCGGCTGCTGCCCGTGGCCAGCGCAACCTTGCCCTCAAGTGCTCCTGTTGTCATGGCTATTGACCGCCTCTCCATTTCTTGAGTGATCACTCAAGAATGAACGTAGCACACGTTCTTGAGCGATCGCTCTAGAATCAAGGGCATGAGCGGATCAGGTGTGAAGCGAGGACGGCCGCCGGCGTTCGACCGCACGACGGCCCTGGCAGCAGCAACCCGACTGTTCTGGGAGCACGGCTACGAGGCCACCTCCATCGGCGAGCTGACCCGGGCAATGGATATCAAGCCTGGCAGCCTGTACGGGGCGTTCGGAGACAAGAAATCCTTGTTCAAAGAGGTCGTCCACGCCTACGGACGCTCTCCCGTCGGTGCGTTCATCGGTACCGCCCTGGAAGAGGAGCTCACAGCCCGCGGCGCGTTCCGCCGTATCCTTCGCGAGGCGGCCGCCGTCTACGCCGACCCCTCCCACCCGGCCGGCTGTCTGACCATCAGCGCCGCCACCAACGTCACCGTCCAGGACGCCGAGGTCGCGACATTCCTGAGCGACCTCCGCAACACGAACCTGGCCGCTTTCGAAACACGCCTGAAGACCGCGCAGCAGCAAGGCGAACTATCCGCCGCAGCCAACCCTCGCGCTCTGGCCGCTTACTTTGCCGCGATCATCCAGGGCATGTCACAGCGGGCCCGCGACGGCGCCACGACGACAGAGCTCACCGAAACCGCAGAACTGGCACTGGCCGCCTGGCCCCAAACGCAAGGCTGATCGCCGCCCGGCAAGATCACGATCTACAGCTGGAGTATTAGCCTCGCGCTTTCACGAGGTGGGCTGTCCAAGAGTTGATCAGAAACACGGAAAGTGCCCTTGACCTGCAACGATAGGACTTGCTGAGGGTCCTGTTGGCTGCAAGGAAAAGAGCACTTTCCAGGTGAGAGAGGCTATCGCGTCGGACCCACGTGTCCGTGTCCAGGGAGACGGACGGCAGGTGGTCTCGCAGGCCGGTGCGGTCCTGCTGCTGGAGACGGTCCGCAAGACGGGCCTTGACCAGGCGATATCCGCAGCTCTGGCTCCCTGGCGCAAACGGCGGGCCGTCCTTGATCCTGGCAAGATCCTCCTGGGCGTCGCCATGGCGGTCGCACTGGGCGGGGACTGCCTCGCGGACATCGCCATGCTGCGGTTGTGAGCTGGCCGTCTTCGGCCCGGTAGCCTCTGACCCGACTGTCTCCCGCCTGATCGACGCCCTCGCCGCATCCGGCGAGAAAGCCCTGCAGACCGTCCGGTCCATACGCCTCGAAGTCCGTCATCGTGCCTGGTCGTTGGCCGGTGAGAACGCTCCGGACGTCGACGGTCAGGTCACCGTCGACCTCGACGGCGTCCTCGTGATCGCCCACTCCGACAAGCAGGACGTGGCGGCGACCTGGAAGAAGACCTACGGGCATCACCCGCTGACGGCCTTCGTCGACCACGGACCGGGCGGAACCGGAGAGCCCGTCGCCGCTCTCCTCAGACCGGGAAACGCGGGCTCCAACACCGAGCTCACCGGCACGCTCATGGACGGTTGGCCCAAGGGCATGCGGATCACGTGCTTCGAGACCAACACCACCGGCCGGCCGATCGCCGAGCTCGAGCTGCGTCACCGGCTCTGGGCACGGGCCGAGGACCGGATCCGGGCCGCCCGGGCTACCGGCCTGCGTAACCTGCCCCTGCACGACACCGCCCAGAACCGGGTCTGGATGGAGATCGTCCAGATCGCGCTCGAGCTGCTGGTCTGGATGCCCATGCTTGCCCTGACCGGCCGGGCGAGGCTCTGGGAACCGCGCCGCTTGCGGTTCCGCCTGTTCTCCGCAGCTGGCCAGCTCGTCACCACCGGGCGGCGCAGGATTCTCCGCCTCGCCCGGCACTGGCCCTGGACCGGCGAGATCACCGCTGCCCTTGAACGGCTCGCGCTCCTGCCCGACCCCCGGCTGACCAGCAACCCGCCCTCCCTGCGACAGCATCACCCGCCCTGGGGAGTGGAACCCGGCGCCCACCCGACGCGACAGCCGGGCCACCGGCCTGCCCGGCATCAGCTCCGGAAAGCAAAAGGGTCCACCGACTCCGTCGGCGGACCCTCGAGAAAGATCGAGTCTGCCCGCTCGGAGAAGGGGGTTGGTACTGGTGGGCTCTGGTATTCAACTGTCGCGAGTTCGCCAGGGATTCCATCCGGATCGTGACGATGCGTAATCGCGAACGACGTCCGGTTTCAGGGCCGGTTGGTCTCCTTCACCGACCACTGCCAGGACCGTCGAGCAGCGGACAGGGTGCCCGCAGCGCCTCCCTGCGGCCGCACCATCGGCGGCGGAGGCTCCCGCACCCGGTGACGTACGTCCGTGAACGCCCCCCACGACGTGTTGCCCTGCGATCATTGATCCATCTTTGAGTGAGCGACACGAATTGAGGAGCACCATGGCGTGGGCCTACGCGGAACTGGCCAAGGAAGCAGCCAAGCGCGGCGGTCCCACCGCGCTGCGCGCCTTTTACACCGGTCGGGGCATCATTATCGGCGGCGCCATCACCAGCGCCTCCATCGCGGGGACCGTCGCCTACGACAAGTGGAGCAAACGCCGCACCGCTGCCGCTGCCGAAACCGCGTCCGACGCTACAACGGAAACTCCAGCCGCTGGCGGCACCCGGAGCGGGCAACCTGCCGATAGCTCCCGTACGGACCGACTCCTGCAGTGAGCGAACAGCTACCCAGCGGCGGGCATCGGAACGGAAACCGGCGCTAACGCCGAATTCGCCGCCCGCGCGGTCGTCGCGTGCTGGGACCTGATCACCCAGGAGGGTTGGGCAAGGCGGTGGTCGACGTCGCCGAGGAGAAGCGACAAGCCGGTCAAGGTCCGTGCCGACCGGCGGCGTGGCATCACCGAGACGGCACAGTGCAGCTGGTGACCATCCGCGGCCGGCAGGCGTCCGTGCCGCGTTCCCGCGACCTGACCGCGAGGGACCTGGTCCGGCCACGGGTCTACGGCCCGTGGCCGGCAGGACTGCCGTCGGCCACGGACCCCTGCACGGGCGCTGCCGAACGGCTGTCACGGGACACCGGACGGGCGTCTGTCTCCGGGTACCCGAACCCCCTGAACCCGCCGCCGAGGTAGCCGCCGATCACGATGACCGACGCCGCAGCGCCGATGGCGTACGCGAGCCGTTCGCCCTTGGACGCCTGGACGGGGGATCCCGGGGTCGGGGCCGTCCACCGGTAGACGCGCCAGGCCAGCACCAGCGCGACGGCGACGACGAAGGCGGTGAACACGTCGAACGTCACGGCGGGCATGGGCTCCGTGTCCTGGGCGGCGGTCGCCGAGGTGACGCCGTCGATGCTGAACATGAGAGACCTCCGGTGAGTTGGGATTGTCACGATGGAGGGCGCGGGGGTTAGCCCCGCAAGTCCTCGTCCTCGTGGAGAGCCCATCGGACCGCAAGTACTGGATGGCGGAGAGGCAGAAAAGTGGACCCCCTGCTCCGTGAGGACGCCTAGCCTCGGGGCGTGAGCCGCAACAACAAGCCGCCCCTCGCGTTCCGGCCCGTACGGCAAGCCCTGGACGCTGCTGGCTACGGTCCGGACGTCTACGCGGACAAGACGTTCCTTCTGGACTACCGCAAGGGCTTCATCCCGAAGCCGACCGTGGACGCCACCGCCGAGGAGATCGATAACGCGGTGCTGGCCGCCGAACTCTGCGCTCGGGCCCGCTTTGTCGGCCAGCTGTGCCCAGGAGTGAAAGGGAGGCTGCTGGCGATGAATCCCGATCCCGGCGCCACCCGCGAGCTCCGCACCAGACTGCGGAAAGGAGTCGAGAACCTTCTGAAGCGACCTGAGTTCGGACCGGCGCCTCCCAGAATCAACGTCTACTCCCAGAAGGCCATCGAGGCGCTGCTTCCTCTTTCACCCAAGCCGGTGCTGGCGATGTTCGTCCACCTCGCCCAGATTCACGGGCTCAGCCAGGATCAGATCAATGCCTTCCTGGGGGACGTCGAGAAAGC
This window of the Streptomyces niveus genome carries:
- a CDS encoding TetR/AcrR family transcriptional regulator, producing MSGSGVKRGRPPAFDRTTALAAATRLFWEHGYEATSIGELTRAMDIKPGSLYGAFGDKKSLFKEVVHAYGRSPVGAFIGTALEEELTARGAFRRILREAAAVYADPSHPAGCLTISAATNVTVQDAEVATFLSDLRNTNLAAFETRLKTAQQQGELSAAANPRALAAYFAAIIQGMSQRARDGATTTELTETAELALAAWPQTQG
- a CDS encoding SDR family oxidoreductase → MTTGALEGKVALATGSSRGIGRAIAERLARDGAAVGVAYARDETAASETVERIRKNGGLAFALRAELGRHGDARRLWAAFDAAGKDHAPDGKLDIIVNNAGIGRSAALASLTEDGFDEVFAVNVRAPFFIVQQGLSRLREGGRVINISSGAAHLAMPEIIAYGATKGALDTFTRNLAKELGPRGITANSVASGIVDTDFNAAWLRGNPQAEAHAASLAALGRVGQPEDVADIVAFLASNDARWVTGRVIDATGGAGL